The Streptomyces taklimakanensis nucleotide sequence CCTGGCCGATGGACTCGCGGGTCTTGCCCGAGTGGGTGTCGGTGATGTCGTCGACCAGCTTGGCCGTCATCAGCGACTCCATCAGCCCCACCAGGGCCAGGGCCAGGGCGTAGGGGGCGATGGTGGTCAGGGTCTCCACCGTGAACGGCACGTCGGGCAGGCCGGGGGTGGGCAGGGACGAGGGAAGCTCGCCCTTGTCGCCGACGGTGGGCACCGCGATGCCGGCGGCGATGGTGATGGCGGTGAGGACGACGATGGAGACCAGCGGGGCGGGCACCACCGTGGTGACCTTGGGGAAGAGCACCATCAGCGCCAGCCCGCCGGTCACCAGCGGGTAGACCGCCCAGGGCACGTCGGTGATCTCGGGCACCTGTGCCATGAAGATCAGGATGGCCAGGGCGTTGACGAAGCCGACCATCACGCTGCGCGGCACGAACCGCATGAGTTTGGCCACCCCGAGCGCGCCCAGGGCGATCTGCATCAGGCCGCCGAGGATGACGGCGGCGATCAGATGGCCCAGGCCGTGCTCGTGGTTGAGCGGGGCGATGACCAGGGCGACGGCGCCGGTGGCGGCGGAGATCATCGCCTTGCGACCGCCCACGATCGAGATCACCACGGCCATGGTGAAGGAGGCGAACAGGCCCACGGCCGGATCGACGCCGGCGATGATCGAGAAGGAGATCGCCTCGGGGATCAGCGCCAGGGCGACGACCAGGCCGGCCAGCACCTCGGTGCGGAAGACCTTCGCCGAGGACAGCCACTCGGGGCGGGAGGGGCGCAGTCGGAGGACCGCGGGAGTGTCAGCGGACATGCATCCGTTTCCGTGTCGGGCGCGCAGACGGCGGGGCGTGCGCGCGCAGCGTGCGCGACTTTCGTGCGGGAGCAAGGGGACCCGGTCGTGCCGCGCCGTCGTCGGTGACGGGGGCGCGATCGGGGGCGGAAGTCGGACGTGACTTCCGGTCGGGCGTCATTGCCCAACAAGATCCGGGTGGGCGGTGTTCCGTCCGGGAACAAACTCTACCCTGACGTGAGGGATGGTTGCGGCCGTGGTCCTGTGAATCCCAGGTGAACCGCGCGCGGGAGCTTGTGATTCGCCTCACCCGGTAGGGTTGGGGGTTACGGATCCGAAAACCGTTCGGATGGCAGAGGGGACGCGGCAGTGACGGACGAGCGGCGGATGCGGATCGGTGAGGTGGCCGAGCGGACGGGCCTGTCGCTGCGCACCATCCGGCACTACGAGGAGGTCGGCCTGGTGGTCCCCTCCGCCCGCACCAAGGGCGGCTTCCGGCTCTACACCGCCGCCGACGTGGACCGGCTGATGGTGGTGCGCCGGATGAAGCCGTTGGACTTCTCCCTGGAGGAGATGCGCGACCTGCTGTCCATCACCGACCGGCTCTCGGATGCCGGATCCCTGGCGGAGGCCGAGCGCGAGCGGTTGCGCGAACGCCTGGACGCCTACCGCAGGGTCGCCGACGCCCGCTGCGAGACGCTGCGCGCCCGGCTGATGGCCGCCGAGGACTTCGCCGCCACCCTCCGCGGCAGACTCGCCGCCCACGACTGAACGATCACACCGAGCCCACGCCCCGACCCCCGACACGGAAGACGTCGAGGCCGAAGAGGCCGACGCGCTCCTCGGCACACCACCGGCGGAACTCCGCGGCGACGGACGGCGTGACCGCCGCGGCGGGCGTCCGGCCCGCCGCGTGTTCCGTTTCGCCGGTGCCGCCCCGGGCACCCGCGACCCGTTCGGAGGTACACGAGCGGGCCCATGGACGAGGAGGAGGGTTCATGAAGGCTGTGGTGTGGCACGGCGTGGGCGACATTCGGGTCGAGGACGTCCCCGAGCCGGGGATCCGGGATCCGCACGACGCGGTCGTGCGGATCACCTCCTCGGCGATCTGCGGAACCGACCTGCACTTCGTGCGCGGCACGATGCCGGGGATGAAGGAGGGCAGGATCCTGGGGCACGAGGCCGTCGGCGTGGTGGAGGAGGTCGGGCCGGGCGTGCGCGACTTCCGCCCCGGGGACCGGGTGGTGGTGCCCTCCACGGTCGCCTGCGGCACGTGCAGCTACTGCCGGGCCGGCTACTACGCGCAGTGCGACAACGCCAACCCCGGCGGGAAGCGGGCGGGCACGGTCTTCTTCGGCGGCCCCGAGGCGGCCGGCGGCCTGGACGGACTGCAGGCGGAGTACGCCCGGATCCCCTACGCGCACGTCGGCCTGGTGCCCCTGCCCGACACCGTCGACGACGCCCAGGCGATCCTGCTCTCCGACATCTACCCCACGGCCTGGTTCGGCGCGCGGCTCGCCGAGGTCGGGGACGGCGACACGGTCGCGGTCCTGGGTGCCGGTCCCGTGGGCCAGGCCGCGATCGCCTGCGCCCGGCTGCAGGGGGCCGGGCGGATCATCGTGGTGGACGGTGTTCCCGACCGGCTGGACCTGGCCCGCGACCAGCACGCCGAGACGGTCGACTTCAACGCCGAGGACCCCGTCGAGGCGGTGGTGGACCTGACCGGCGGCATCGGGGTGGACCGGGTGATCGACGCGGTCGGCGTCGACGCGCAGCGCCCCTCCCGCGGCCCGGCCGCCGAGGCCCTGGCCGAGCGGGCGGAGGAGTTCGACCGCGAACGCGACGAGATCGCCCCCGAACAGCGGCCCGACGGCGACACCTGGGTCCCCGGCGACGCCCCGTCCCTGGCGGCCCGTTGGGCGGTGCGGATGGCGGCCAAGGCGGGCACGGTGGGCACCGTCGGCGTCTATCCGCCGCAGGTGGAGCGCTATCCGTTCGGCGAGGCGTTCATGAAGAACCTCACGTTGCGGTCGGGCAACTGCCACCACCGCCGTTACCTGCCCCGTCTGGTGTCCCTGGTCGCCTCCGGCGAGCTGGACCCCACCCCGTTGGTGACCCGTTGGGAGGGGATGACGGACGCGGTCGAGGCGTACCGGACGTTCGACCGTCGGGAGGCGGGCTGGACCAAGGTGGCCCTGGGGGCGGACGGGCGGGGCTCGATCGCCCCCGGGCTGGGCGAGGCCGCCGGCACCGGAGCCGCCACCACCGCGGGAACCAACGGCTGACCCGGGCCCCACGGGCCGTCACACGGCGGCCCCCGCCGTCCCGACGGACACCCCGGAGCCGGGGCCCGGCGCGCCGGGTCGGGCGCGAGGCCCCGGACCGGCGCCGTGGGAGGCGGAGCCGCGCCGGTGGGCGGAGGCCGATGTTTCCCACCGGAGCGACACGGTTACCCGAACGGGGGTCCACCGCCCACGGCGGACGTCCACGGACACGAGCCGGCCGGACGCTTCCTCGACACAGGGAACGGAGAGAGCGAGTGGCGAAGATGAAGGTGGCCGACCACGTCCTGCGGCGGCTGCGCGAGTGGGGCGTGGAGTGCGTCTTCGGCTATGCGGGCGACGGGATCAACGGGCTGTTGGCCGCGTGGGGGCGGGCGGAGAACGAGCCGAGGTTCGTCCAGTCCCGGCACGAGGAGATGTCGGCCTTCCAGGCGGTGGGGTACGCGAAGTTCTCCGGCAGGGTGGGGGTGTGCGCGGCGACCTCCGGCCCCGGCGCGATCCACCTCCTCAACGGGCTGTACGACGCCAAGCTCGACCACGTGCCGGTGGTGGCGATCGTCGGCCAGACCGACCGCAGCGCGATGGGCGGCTCCTATCAGCAGGAGGTGGACCTGGTCAGCCTGTACAAGGACGTGGCCTCGGACTTCTGCGAGATGGCGACGGTGCCCGAGCAGTTGCCCAACCTGATCGACCGGGCGATCCGCACCGCCTACGGCCGGCGCACGGTGACCGCGATCATCCTCCCGGCGGACGTGCAGGAACTGGAGTACACCCCGCCCGGCCACGAGTTCAAGATGGTGCCCTCCAGCCTCGGGCTGGGCAGGGCCGCGCCGGTCCCGGCGGACGAGGACCTGGCGCGGGCGGCGCAGGTGCTCAACGCCGGCGAGAGGCCGGCCGTCCTGATCGGGCAGGGCGCCCGGGGCGCGCGGGCGGAGGTCGAACAGATCGCCGACGTGCTCGGCGCGGGCGTGGCCAAGGCCCTGCTGGGCAAGGACGCCCTCCCCGACGACCTGCCGTACGTCACCGGCGCGATCGGGCTGCTGGGCACGCGCCCCTCCTACGAGTTGATGCGCGACTGCGACACCCTGCTGGTGGTCGGCTCCAGCTTCCCGTACACCCAGTTCCTGCCCGACCTGGACCAGGCACGCGCGGTGCAGATCGACATCGACCCGCACATGGTCGGCCTGCGCTACCCCTTCGAGGTGAACCTCGTCGGCGACGCGAGTGCCACCCTGGCGCGGCTGTTGCCACTGCTGCACCGCAAGGAGGACCGCTCCTGGCGGCAGACCGTCGAGCGGAACGTCTCCCGCTGGTGGGAGGTCATGGGGCGGCGCGCCGCGCTGGACGCCGACCCGGTCAACCCCGAGTACGTGGTGCACGCGTTGGACGACCTGCTGCCCGACGACGCCGTCGTCACCGCCGACTCCGGCTCGGCCGCCAACTGGTACGCCCGTCACCTGCGGTTCAGGGGTTCGGTGCGCGGCTCGCTGTCGGGCACGTTGGCGACCATGGGGCCGGGCGTGCCCTACGCCATCGGGGCGAAGTTCGCTCACCCCGACCGGCCGGCCATCGCCCTGGTCGGGGACGGGGCGATGCAGATGAACGGCCTGATGGAGATGGTCACCGCCGCCAAGTACCGTTCCCTGTGGTCCGACCCGCGGCTGATCGTGTGCGTGCTGAACAACGGGGACCTGAACCAGGTCACCTGGGAGATGCGGTCGATGAGCGGCGCCCCGCAGTTCGAGGAGTCCCAGCACATCCCCGACCTGCCCTACGCCGACATCGCCATCCGGTTCGGCCTGGACGGCGTGCGCGTGGAGAAGCCCGAGGACGTCCGCCCCGCCTGGGAGAGGGCACTGGCGGCCGACCGTCCCTTCGTCCTGGACGTCCGCACCGACCCGGCGGTGCCGCCGATTCCCCCGCACGCCACCTGGGACCAGATGGAGGCCACCGCCTCCGCGATCCTCCGCGGCGACAGCGACCGGGGCTCGGTGGTCCGTCAGGGGGTCAAGGCCAAGGTGCAGGAGTTCCTCCCCGGCGGGAAGGACCCCCGGGAGGAACAGGGTCGATAAGCGCTCCGCCACCGGGCTTTCGGGGACGGAGCGGGAGCCGGCCGCGGCCCACCGCGCCGTCCGGGGACGCGGCCCCCGCCCTCCACGGCGCCGGAAGCCCGGTGTTCGGCGCACCGATCGACGGGCACTGGTGGGCAGCGCACGACAGCGCACGACGAGGCGGGAAGGGGCGTCATGGTGCTGTCGAGCGGACGAGCGCGCCGGGCGGCCGCGCCGGTGGGGGTGAGGGATCCCGCGACGACCGTCAGACCGCCCAACGGGAACAGCCAGTAGGTGAAGGCGTTCATCCGGGGGAACGCCACGTCCGGGGCACCGATCCGCAGGGGCATCACCGCGTTGGCGAACCCGGCGAACATCGGGGTCGCGAAGAGCAGCATCATGATCGTGCCGTGGATGGTGACGAGCTGGTCGTACCGGTGGCGCGTCACCGGTTGCAGTCCGGGCGCGGCCGAGGACGGCACGCTCGGCCTCCGGACTCACGTCCCCTCCCGCGACGGGCACCCACCGCGCGGGCCGCGGACGCGAACGGGCGGCCGGTCCCCGCCCGCTTCGGCGCCCGCCCGGGCACCCGCCCGGACGCTCGGTGTGGTCCCCTCCGGGAGGAAGACGACATGGGGCGCCCCGGTGCGGGGATGGAGGGTCACTTCCCCGGCCACGCCGTACACCTCGGCCAGCAGCCGCGCGGTGAGCACCTGCCGTGGCGGCCCGGCCGCCACCACCTCGCCGTCCTTGAGGACGTAGAGGCGGTCGCAGTGGCAGGCGGCCAGGTTCAGGTCGTGGAGGGCGACCAGGACGGTGGTCGGGACGCGGCGCAGCAGACCCAGCACCGCCAACTGGTGCCGGACGTCCAGGTGGTTGGTCGGTTCGTCCAGGACCAACAGGGCGGGCTGCTGCGTCAGGGCCCGCGCGATGAGCACGCGCTGCCGTTCGCCGCCGGAGAGCCGGTCGAACGGCCGGTCCGCCAGTTCCGCCGCGTCGACCAGGGCCAGCGACTCCTCCACCAGCCGGGTGTCGTCGGGGCCGTCGCCGTCGAGCAGGCGCTTGTGCGGGGTGCGCCCCATGGCCACCACCTCGCGCACCGTCAGATCCAGGTCGCCGCCGGGTTCCTGCACCACCGCCGCCAGGGTGCGCGCCAGTCGACGCACGGGCACGGACCAGGCGTCCGCCCCGTCCACCAGCACCCGCCCGGCCTCGGGACGCAGCACGCGGTAGACGGCGCGCAGCAGGCTGGACTTGCCGCTGCCGTTCGGGCCGATCAGGCCGATCGTCTCGCCGGGAGCGGCGGTCAGCGACACCTCCCGCACCAGCCGGCGGGCCCCGGCCGCGACCGTGAGGTTCTCGACACCGAGTTCGGCCGCGCTCATCGATCCCTCCGGTCGGCGCCCCGCCGGGCGTCCCGGCGCATCAGCCACAGGAAGAACGGGCCGCCGCACAGGGCCGTCAACACTCCGACGGGGATCTCCTGTGGAGCGGCGACGGTGCGGGCCGCGATGTCGGCCCAGACCAGGAACACCGCCCCCGCCAGGGCCGCGGCCGGCAGGACGCGGCGGTGGTCCCCACCGGTGAACAGCCGCACGACGTGCGGCAGCATCAGGCCGACGAAGCCGATGGGCCCGGCCGCCGCGACCAGGACGCCGGTGACCAGGGACAGCAGGACGAACATCCGGGCGCGGAAGCGCGCCACGTCCAACCCCATGGTGGTGGCCGCCTCCTCGCCCGCCAGCAGCAGGTTCAGCGGCCGGGCCCGCGTCAGCAGCAGCGCGACGGCCGCCGGCAGCACGGTCGCGGGCAGCCACAGGGTGCTCCAACGCACCCCGCCGAGGCCGCCGAGCGTCCAGGAGAGGACCTCCCTGGCCTGGTTGCCCCGCTCGGCGGTCAACAGCACCAGGTGGGTGACGGCGGTCAGCACGGCGGCGACGGCGACACCGGAGAGCACCAGCCGCGTCGAGGTGATGCGTCCCCCCGCACGCGCGGTCGCGTACACCAGCAGCAGCGTCACCAGGGCCCCGACGAACGCCGACACCGGCAGCGACAGCGCGCCGAAGACGCCGACGCCGGAGACGATGACCAGCACGGCTCCCAGCGAGGCGCCCGAGGAGACGCCCAGCAGGTACGGGTCCGCCAGCGGGTTGCGCACCAGGGCCTGCATGACCGTGCCGACCACCGCCAACCCGGCACCGGTCACGGCGCCCAACAGGACGCGGGGGGCCCGCACCTCCAGCACGATCGTCTCGCGCGCCCGGGGCCAGTCCGCCTCCACCCAACCGGCGCCCAGGTGGTGCGCGAGGACGCTCCAGACCTGGCCGGGCGGGACGCGCACCGAGCCGATGGCCAGCCCGGCCGTCAGCGAGACCGACAGGAGCACGCCGAGGAGCACCAGGAGCAGCGGGTAGGGCGGGGAGCCGGGGCGCCTCCGCCGGGCCGGTCGGCCACGGGGGTGTCCGGCGCCGCCGGGTGGGCCGTCACCGGAACCGCTCGGGGTGCAGGGCGCGGGCCAGGTCCGCCACGGCGTGCGGGGGACGCACGCCGACCAGGGTGGCGGTCAGCGGCAGCACGACGAACCGCTCGTTCCTGATGGCGGGCACATCGGCGAGGGCGGGCTGGGAGAGCAGGAACTCCTTCTTCCGCTCGACGCTGCCCGCACCGCGGTAGTGGTGGATCACGATGACCTCGGGCCTGCGCTCGACGACCTGTTCCCAGGAGACGTCGCCGAAGACCTCGTCCAGGTCGTCGAACACGTTGCGTCCGCCGGCCAACCGGATGATCTCGGTGCCCAGGCCCCTTCCCCCCGCGGTGTAGGCGGACCCGTCACCGCTGTCGTAGACGAACACCGGCACGGTGGGGGCGCCCTCGACGGCCTCGGTGGTCTCGGCGACCCGCCTTCGGAGGTCGGCCACCAGGTCCCCGGCGCGCTCCCGCACGCCGAAGATCCTCCCGAGGGTGCGGATCTCCTCGTAGGCGTCGTCCATGGTCACCTCGCCCTCGCCGCAGTACTCGCGGTTGAGGTGGGTGTCGATGCCCGCGTCGGCGAACGCCTCGCGGGAACGGCCCTCGTTCTCGGCGAAGGCGGCGCCGTAGCCGCCGTAGACGAAGTCCGGCTCGGCCGCCAGGACCGTCTCGAAGGAGGGTTCCCTCTCGGCCAGTCGCGGGATGCTCTCGAAGTCCTTCCGCAGGGCGGGCAGCACCGCGGAGTCGGGGAAGGCGGTGCCGACCATGACGTACCTCAGCCCGAGGGAGAGCATCAGCTCCGCCGGGTGTTGGTGGATGGTGACGACCCGGGACGGCGGTTCCTCGTACGTCGTACGGACGCCGCAGTTGTCGACGGTGACGGGGAAACCCCCCGCGGACGCGGGCTCGGACGCGGTCCGGTCGTCGGAACCCGCGTCGGCACCGCAGCCGGTCACCAGGACGGCGACCAGTGCGAGGGCCGGACCGCGCGCGGTTCTCCGGCGCGCGCGGCCGCGGGGGAGGGGCGGCAGAGGGAACGTTCCGTCGTACACGTGGTGCCTCCTACGGAGTCCTCGCTCCTCGGACGGGCCCGCGACAGGACAGTGTCCTGACTCCCGGATCGACGCTCCCCCGGCCTTCCCGCTCGCGCGGTGGCTCCTCGAAGGCGTGTGCTCCCCGGTCACAGTGGCGGGACCGTGCCGGACTCACACCGGCTTCCTGGCACCCGTCGCGGCGATGACCCGCTGATGGTACGTACTTGCGAACGATTCGCAAAAGAGCGTGCGGTGGGCGCCGCGCGCCCCCGGCGCCCACCGCTCTCACCCCTTGCGGACGGCCCGCAGCACCAGCCGCTCCGCCTCCTGGTCGTAGGGACGGCCGTCGAAGCCGCCGAAGACCTCCACCTCCCCGAAACCGGCCTCCTCGGCCATCTCGCGCAGCTCGACCGCGCTGTAGACGAACCACACCAGGCCGGCGCGGTCGACGCGGTCCCCGCGCACCAGGACCCAGTCGCTGCGCAACCGGGCCCAGTCGTCCAGCACGGTGTCGGTCTGCACCAGCAGGTCCTCGCCGCGCCGGACGACCTTCGGGGGCGTCACCCTGCGGGCCAGGATCTCCTTGCCGGCCACGTCCAGCACCAGCCTGCCCCCGGGCACCAGACAGTCGTGCATGTTGCGCAGCACCCGGGCGTTGTCGTCCGGATCCTCGAAGTAACCGAAGGAGGTGAACATGTTGAGCACCACGTCGTACGCGCCCGCCTCGACGTGGTGCAGGGCGTCGGCCCGTACGAACCGGGCCTCCACCCCGGCCGCCTCGCAGGATTTTCGCGCCTTCTCCAGCATGGCCGGGCTGCGGTCCACGCCGGTGACCTCCAGGCCGCGGCGGGCGAGGGGGACGGTGAACACGCCGGGCCCGCAACACAGGTCGAGCGTGCGGGACCCGGGCGGGAAGGAGAGCAGGGGAGAGGTGGCGAGGAGTTCCTCGGCCTGGGCGAAACGCTGCTCGGGGAAGAGGAAGTCGTAGAAACCGGTCCAGAAGTCGTCGTCCTCGAACCCGTCCGTCCGTGTCATCGGGACTCGTCCTTTCCGTGGTGCGGTTCGGGGTCCCGCCACCCGGCGGGGCGGGGCGAGCGTGCCGGTACGGCCGGCCTCCTCATCCGTCCCGCGCCTCCTCGGTGAGGACGCGCAGGGCGTTGGCGGCGGCCACGGCGCGGTGGGTGGCCAACTCCGCGGTCTCGGCCTCCGCGTGGACGATGCCCGCGTAGCCGCGGCTGTCCGTCAGGTGCTCGATGCGGTCGCCGACGCGTTTGGTCGGGTACCAGGTGGGGGAGCCGGGCATGTCCGCCAGCCTCTCCAGCCCCTGGACACCGGTGAACACCCCGGGCCGTTCGGGGTAGCCCAGGACGAAGGCGACCGCCGGTCCGCCGGGCGGCTCCGCGTCGATCAGGCGGGGACGGCGGCCGAGCGCGGTCTCCACCATCGCCTCGTAGACGTTGCAGCCCAGGGAGCGGCACATGCCCTCGGCGACCAGGGCCCCACCGATGCGAGGGTTGATCTCGACGATCTCCGGGCCCGCGAGGGTGAGGGCGAACTCCACGTGGGCGAAGCGGTCGGTGTACCCCACGGCCGCGAGGACCTCGTCCAGCCACCGCTCCAGCGAGGCGCGCTGTTCCTCGGGGAAGGCGACGGGGAAGGCGGTGACCTCCTCGCGGAAGTACGGCTCGCGCGACATCAGCCTGCTGGAGACGCCCAGCAGCCGGGTGTGCCCCCGCCAGGTGAGCGTCTCGGCGCTGTAGACCGGCCCGGAGAAGTACGGTTCGGCGAACAGGCGCCCGAACAGGGTGCGTTCGGCGGCCTCGCGCAGCGCCGTCTCCAGCTCCCGCTCGTCGCGGACCAGCCACACGTTCCGGCTGCCGGTGCCCGCGGTGTCCTTGAGGACGGCGGGGAGGCCGATCTCCTTGCGCAGCAGCGCCGGCAGCTCGTCGTCCGCGCGGCCCGGGTCCACCTCCGTCGCCCGGGACCGGGTCAGACCGGCCGCGTACAGCAGGTCGCGGACCTTCGCCTTGTCCCGCGTCAGCCGCAGGACGGCCGGGTCCGGGCCGGGCAGGTCGAAGCGGGCCGTCAACTCGGCGCCGATCAGGGCCCAGGTGTCGGTGGAGCTGATGAGACCGCGCAGTCGGGGGGTGCGGGACAGCTCGGCCGCCACGGCCTCGGTGTCGAAGGTGTCGATCTCGACCACGTCCAGGGCGTCGTCGGACAGCCGGCCCAACTCGTGGGCGTACCAGCCGGGGTCACGGGTCAGCAACCGCAGCCGCTCCCCGAGGGATCCGGCGGCGCGCACCAGGTTCCCCAGGCCGAAGGTGAGGGATTCCAGGCAGACCACCGTCACGGCGTCGGCTCCTTCCGGTCGTTGGGCCGCGCCGGCCAGGGGGCGCGGTTCCAGGCCATCGTGGACCAGGGCATGGACAGTTCCGCCGGCGAGGCGATCTCCACCGGCTTCAGCGCGGCCGGGTCCGGCGCCTCGCGGTGGCGGGCGAAGACCCGCTCGACGTAGCGGTGACCGGTGTCGGCGCCGATCACCAGGTGGAGCCGGTCGGGAAACCGGCGGGCCTCCCAGGAGGCGGCCAGGTGGGCCGCGCCCGTGGACAGTCCGGCGAACACGGCGTGTTCGCGCAGCAGCGCGACGGCCCCCGCCATCGCGTGGGTGAAGTCCATCCAGTGGACGGTGTCGTACAGGTGGTGGCGGACGTTGTCGAAGGGGATGGAGGAGCCGATGCCGGCGATGATCGCCTCGGGGTCGTGATGGCGCTCGCTGCCGAAGGTCACGCTGCCGAAGGGCTGCAGGCCCACCAGCCGGACCGAGGGGTCGTGGTGCCGGAGCCGTTCCACCAACCCCCCGGTGGACGCGCCCGAGCCGACGCCGCCGACCACCGTCAGGGGCCGGCCGGGGAACTCCGCGGCCACCTCGGCGGCGACGAGGTCGGCCACCTCGCGGTAGCCGAGGTAGTGGACGTCGTCGTGGTACTGGCGCATCCAGTGGACGTCGGGCCGTTCGCGCAGGATCCGCCGTACGCGCCGCACCCGTAACTCCTGGTCGAGCTTGAGGTTCTCCGACGGTTCGACCTGTTCGACGGTGGCGCCGAGGATCTCCAGTTGGGCGAGGGTGGTGGCGTCGACGGTGGTGGAGGCCACGATGTGACAGCGCATGCCATGGCGGTGGCAGGCCAGGGCCAGGGCGTGGGCGTAGATGCCGCTGGAACTGTCCAGGAGGGTCTGTCCGGGCCGGATCCTCCCCTCCTGGAGGAGCCGGCGCACGGCGGCGAGCGCGGAGTAGATCTTCATCGACTCGAAACGGGCCAGGACCGTCCCCTCGGAGAGCCGGACCAGCGTCGGCGTCTTGAGGGCATCGGCGATGTGGGCGTGTGTCACCCGTAACCTCCCGGGGCGAAGGAACACTGGTGGCCGAGCGAGTGGAAGAACGCGGAGAGCTCCCCCTTCAGGGCGGGGGCGGGACGGCGCGTGAAGAGGTAGCCGACCAGGCAGCCGGTGTGCGCGACGAAGACGCCGTCGGCGCCGAACTCCTCCCGGCGCGCCAGCACGGGCTCGAAGGTCGCCTTGGGCAGCACCTCCTGGGAGAGGACGGCGCTGGTGGTCGCGGCGCGGGCCACGGCCGCCGGATCGGCCGCCGAGAACCCC carries:
- a CDS encoding class I SAM-dependent methyltransferase; the encoded protein is MTRTDGFEDDDFWTGFYDFLFPEQRFAQAEELLATSPLLSFPPGSRTLDLCCGPGVFTVPLARRGLEVTGVDRSPAMLEKARKSCEAAGVEARFVRADALHHVEAGAYDVVLNMFTSFGYFEDPDDNARVLRNMHDCLVPGGRLVLDVAGKEILARRVTPPKVVRRGEDLLVQTDTVLDDWARLRSDWVLVRGDRVDRAGLVWFVYSAVELREMAEEAGFGEVEVFGGFDGRPYDQEAERLVLRAVRKG
- a CDS encoding ABC transporter ATP-binding protein, with the protein product MSAAELGVENLTVAAGARRLVREVSLTAAPGETIGLIGPNGSGKSSLLRAVYRVLRPEAGRVLVDGADAWSVPVRRLARTLAAVVQEPGGDLDLTVREVVAMGRTPHKRLLDGDGPDDTRLVEESLALVDAAELADRPFDRLSGGERQRVLIARALTQQPALLVLDEPTNHLDVRHQLAVLGLLRRVPTTVLVALHDLNLAACHCDRLYVLKDGEVVAAGPPRQVLTARLLAEVYGVAGEVTLHPRTGAPHVVFLPEGTTPSVRAGARAGAEAGGDRPPVRVRGPRGGCPSREGT
- a CDS encoding FecCD family ABC transporter permease; its protein translation is MLLGVLLSVSLTAGLAIGSVRVPPGQVWSVLAHHLGAGWVEADWPRARETIVLEVRAPRVLLGAVTGAGLAVVGTVMQALVRNPLADPYLLGVSSGASLGAVLVIVSGVGVFGALSLPVSAFVGALVTLLLVYATARAGGRITSTRLVLSGVAVAAVLTAVTHLVLLTAERGNQAREVLSWTLGGLGGVRWSTLWLPATVLPAAVALLLTRARPLNLLLAGEEAATTMGLDVARFRARMFVLLSLVTGVLVAAAGPIGFVGLMLPHVVRLFTGGDHRRVLPAAALAGAVFLVWADIAARTVAAPQEIPVGVLTALCGGPFFLWLMRRDARRGADRRDR
- a CDS encoding ABC transporter substrate-binding protein — protein: MYDGTFPLPPLPRGRARRRTARGPALALVAVLVTGCGADAGSDDRTASEPASAGGFPVTVDNCGVRTTYEEPPSRVVTIHQHPAELMLSLGLRYVMVGTAFPDSAVLPALRKDFESIPRLAEREPSFETVLAAEPDFVYGGYGAAFAENEGRSREAFADAGIDTHLNREYCGEGEVTMDDAYEEIRTLGRIFGVRERAGDLVADLRRRVAETTEAVEGAPTVPVFVYDSGDGSAYTAGGRGLGTEIIRLAGGRNVFDDLDEVFGDVSWEQVVERRPEVIVIHHYRGAGSVERKKEFLLSQPALADVPAIRNERFVVLPLTATLVGVRPPHAVADLARALHPERFR
- a CDS encoding zinc-dependent alcohol dehydrogenase, which codes for MKAVVWHGVGDIRVEDVPEPGIRDPHDAVVRITSSAICGTDLHFVRGTMPGMKEGRILGHEAVGVVEEVGPGVRDFRPGDRVVVPSTVACGTCSYCRAGYYAQCDNANPGGKRAGTVFFGGPEAAGGLDGLQAEYARIPYAHVGLVPLPDTVDDAQAILLSDIYPTAWFGARLAEVGDGDTVAVLGAGPVGQAAIACARLQGAGRIIVVDGVPDRLDLARDQHAETVDFNAEDPVEAVVDLTGGIGVDRVIDAVGVDAQRPSRGPAAEALAERAEEFDRERDEIAPEQRPDGDTWVPGDAPSLAARWAVRMAAKAGTVGTVGVYPPQVERYPFGEAFMKNLTLRSGNCHHRRYLPRLVSLVASGELDPTPLVTRWEGMTDAVEAYRTFDRREAGWTKVALGADGRGSIAPGLGEAAGTGAATTAGTNG
- a CDS encoding SulP family inorganic anion transporter, encoding MSADTPAVLRLRPSRPEWLSSAKVFRTEVLAGLVVALALIPEAISFSIIAGVDPAVGLFASFTMAVVISIVGGRKAMISAATGAVALVIAPLNHEHGLGHLIAAVILGGLMQIALGALGVAKLMRFVPRSVMVGFVNALAILIFMAQVPEITDVPWAVYPLVTGGLALMVLFPKVTTVVPAPLVSIVVLTAITIAAGIAVPTVGDKGELPSSLPTPGLPDVPFTVETLTTIAPYALALALVGLMESLMTAKLVDDITDTHSGKTRESIGQGIANVVTGLFGGMGGCAMIGQTMINVKTSGARTRLSTFLAGVFLLILVVTLGPVVSTIPMAALVAVMILVSFATFDWHSIAPKTLRRMPVGETAVMAVTVAVVVATHNLAIGVVVGVVTAMVIFAKRVAHLAEVSAVVDPDGTQAVYAVTGELFFASSNDLVYQFDYAGDPDDVVIDLSDAHIWDASSVAALDAIETKYAARGKKVTIVGLNKPSAAIHERLAGQLADSH
- a CDS encoding thiamine pyrophosphate-requiring protein encodes the protein MKVADHVLRRLREWGVECVFGYAGDGINGLLAAWGRAENEPRFVQSRHEEMSAFQAVGYAKFSGRVGVCAATSGPGAIHLLNGLYDAKLDHVPVVAIVGQTDRSAMGGSYQQEVDLVSLYKDVASDFCEMATVPEQLPNLIDRAIRTAYGRRTVTAIILPADVQELEYTPPGHEFKMVPSSLGLGRAAPVPADEDLARAAQVLNAGERPAVLIGQGARGARAEVEQIADVLGAGVAKALLGKDALPDDLPYVTGAIGLLGTRPSYELMRDCDTLLVVGSSFPYTQFLPDLDQARAVQIDIDPHMVGLRYPFEVNLVGDASATLARLLPLLHRKEDRSWRQTVERNVSRWWEVMGRRAALDADPVNPEYVVHALDDLLPDDAVVTADSGSAANWYARHLRFRGSVRGSLSGTLATMGPGVPYAIGAKFAHPDRPAIALVGDGAMQMNGLMEMVTAAKYRSLWSDPRLIVCVLNNGDLNQVTWEMRSMSGAPQFEESQHIPDLPYADIAIRFGLDGVRVEKPEDVRPAWERALAADRPFVLDVRTDPAVPPIPPHATWDQMEATASAILRGDSDRGSVVRQGVKAKVQEFLPGGKDPREEQGR
- a CDS encoding MerR family transcriptional regulator, encoding MTDERRMRIGEVAERTGLSLRTIRHYEEVGLVVPSARTKGGFRLYTAADVDRLMVVRRMKPLDFSLEEMRDLLSITDRLSDAGSLAEAERERLRERLDAYRRVADARCETLRARLMAAEDFAATLRGRLAAHD